The Athalia rosae chromosome 7, iyAthRosa1.1, whole genome shotgun sequence genome window below encodes:
- the LOC105684310 gene encoding NAD-dependent protein deacetylase HST1-like, with amino-acid sequence MKKTKDMSDEDEYSADDPEEVEGVSEDEWTPEPGAEGGTKKRPQRGAAKKRQHSEEEEEEEDEEKDEEDEEDEEEDEKEDDSESDSGKKSKKKRRSKKDEEDEEDSEDDSFDEPSGVPPKDYTSGAFVVAKADITGDTDPTLWRIDGKALLQKYLPIKEDDKTVYKSTSTYSGWSVNNKDKYLAAQVTFKVQNRHETVVELHLDQQQQQEIVKEEKED; translated from the exons ATGAAGAAGACAAAGGACATGTCGGACGAGGACGAGTATTCAGCTGACGATCCAGAGGAAGTTGAAGGAGTATCCGAAGACGAATGGACCCCGGAACCCGGGGCCGAG GGAGGAACCAAAAAGAGGCCGCAAAGAGGAGCAGCCAAGAAACGACAGCACTctgaagaggaggaagaggaagaggatgaagagaaagacgaagaagacgaagaagatgaagaagaagacgagaagGAGGATGATTCTGAATCTGACTCTGgcaagaaatcaaaaaaaaaaagacgttcCAAGAAGGACGAAGAGGATGAAGAAGACTCGGAGGATGATAGTTTTGACGAACCTTCTGGCGTACCGCCAAAGGATTACACC TCTGGAGCCTTTGTGGTTGCAAAAGCTGATATCACCGGAGATACAGACCCTACCTTGTGGAGGATAGATGGCAAGGCACTTCTACAAAAATACTTACCCATTAAAGAAGATGACAAAACTGTCTACAAAAGCACATCAACG TATTCCGGTTGGTCTGTGAACAACAAAGATAAATATCTTGCAGCGCAGGTGACCTTCAAGGTTCAAAACCGTCATGAGACAGTTGTAGAGTTACACCTTgatcaacagcaacaacaagaAATTGTCAA agaagaaaaagaggactAA
- the LOC112694949 gene encoding uncharacterized protein LOC112694949, whose product MVFATKARLKILNHEKLRICRRPSIFAWILLGVSVFIFIGIARRLTDNVFTLMASIFGGIMFGLDTLGDWEDFVLDKKENRATFTRCNWSDKLVCWGAAERPTVVMKLSEIRHVGVSINLGLFILQRNGKTTSLSTNGLTREEIQNLRHEVHHFLNLARMEYLDKLPADLNDRLIIPSDSEDEAPGSISQVKCGSAFVQNAENPKPGKEAVSNFVIDSKTE is encoded by the exons ATGGTTTTCGCCACAAAAGCAAGGCTAAAAATTCTGAATCATGAAAAGTTGCGCATCTGTCGTCGACCCAGTATCTTTGCCTGGATACTCCTTGGAG TGTCAGTTTTCATCTTCATTGGAATCGCGCGTCGCCTAACCGACAACGTTTTCACTTTGATGGCGTCAATTTTTGGCGGAATAATGTTTGGACTCGATACACTCGGTGACTGGGAAGATTTTGTGTTGGATAAGAAGGAAAACCGAGCAACATTCACGCGGTGTAATTGGAGCGATAAGTTAGTCTGCTGGGGAGCAGCTGAAAGACCAACGGTCGTCATGAAACTCAGCGAAATCCGTCACGTCGGAGTTTCCATAAATTTGGGGCTATTCATCCTCCAGAGAAATGGAAAGACCACTTCTCTGTCTACGAATGGGCTAACGCGTGAAGAGATTCAAAATCTGCGCCATGAAGTCCATCATTTTCTTAATTTAGCCAGAATGGAATATCTTGATAAGCTACCCGCAGATCTCAACGATCGTCTAATCATTCCATCCGACTCTGAGGATGAAGCTCCTGGATCAATTTCTCAGGTCAAATGTGGCAGTGCCTTTGTTCAAAATGCAGAAAACCCCAAACCGGGTAAAGAAGCAGTAAGCAATTTTGTAATAGATTCAAAGACTGAATAG